In Thermus islandicus DSM 21543, a genomic segment contains:
- a CDS encoding LysR family transcriptional regulator encodes MDLRRLRLFLLLVEERNFHKAAERAYLSQPALSQQIRALERELGVKLLERRPFRLTPAGEALKEGGRRLLEEAEALKERVRRAWREGLRFGVPENLLPDLMPLLDHLRRGLGQAVEILEMHTPEQVKALKEDRLDYGLAGLKVVDPGIGEEPLFKVPIVVLLPEDHPLAGEERVPLRALRDEPFILLPRETLPPLREAFLEVFRRAGFVPRVVREVARFPQAVSLVAAGVGIHLTLAPYRVFPHPGTVLKPLEEEAALQVSLIYRKEPPPPRLSEVRGLLRSWIP; translated from the coding sequence ATGGACCTGCGCCGCCTGCGCCTTTTCCTCCTCTTGGTGGAGGAGAGGAACTTCCACAAGGCGGCGGAGAGGGCCTACCTCTCCCAGCCCGCCCTCTCCCAGCAGATCCGGGCCCTGGAGCGGGAGCTTGGGGTGAAGCTCCTGGAGCGCCGCCCCTTCCGCCTGACCCCGGCCGGGGAGGCGTTGAAGGAGGGGGGCAGGCGGCTTCTGGAGGAGGCGGAGGCCCTAAAGGAGCGGGTGCGGAGGGCATGGCGGGAGGGCTTGCGCTTCGGGGTGCCGGAGAACCTCCTTCCCGACCTCATGCCCCTCCTGGACCACCTGCGCCGCGGCCTGGGGCAGGCGGTGGAGATCCTGGAGATGCACACCCCCGAGCAGGTGAAGGCCCTGAAGGAGGACCGCCTGGACTACGGCCTGGCCGGGCTCAAGGTGGTGGACCCCGGGATCGGGGAGGAGCCCCTTTTCAAGGTGCCCATCGTGGTCCTTTTGCCCGAGGACCACCCCCTTGCGGGCGAGGAGCGCGTCCCCTTGCGGGCGCTTAGGGACGAGCCCTTTATCCTGCTGCCCCGGGAAACCCTGCCGCCTCTCCGCGAGGCCTTCCTCGAGGTCTTCCGCCGGGCGGGCTTCGTCCCCCGGGTGGTGCGGGAGGTGGCCCGCTTTCCCCAGGCGGTGAGCCTGGTGGCCGCGGGGGTGGGGATCCACCTGACCCTCGCCCCCTACCGGGTCTTCCCCCACCCCGGGACGGTCCTTAAGCCCCTGGAGGAGGAGGCGGCCTTGCAGGTCTCCCTCATCTACCGTAAGGAACCCCCGCCCCCTAGGCTATCGGAGGTGCGGGGGCTTCTTCGGTCCTGGATCCCTTAG
- a CDS encoding septum formation initiator family protein: MERPIYRILHLVFALGLVHALFLLAQEGVRARELAQERARLEAELRRKEAAIARLEALVAAAQDPAHLEALARRLGMVRKEEILKRR, translated from the coding sequence TTGGAGCGGCCGATCTACCGCATCCTCCATCTGGTCTTCGCCCTGGGCTTGGTCCACGCCCTTTTCCTCCTGGCCCAGGAGGGGGTGCGGGCCCGCGAGCTGGCCCAGGAGCGGGCCCGCCTCGAGGCCGAGCTTCGGAGGAAGGAGGCCGCCATCGCCCGCCTCGAGGCCCTGGTGGCCGCGGCCCAAGACCCCGCCCACCTCGAGGCCCTGGCCCGCAGGCTAGGCATGGTGCGCAAAGAGGAGATACTGAAGAGGCGATGA
- a CDS encoding YncE family protein, producing MLVLEGGKERSRIPYPVAEERIGAFLEGDGVFFGYADEVRHLLILDPQALTLSPIPLGGVFLRGASDGKHLLVLLTDGRLQVREAGAGKLLRELRVAPEPFPEVHEDTGGAAYPDIALWPERNLAYVSLPHLGGVAEVSLGEGRVLRQLKIGGQPTRLALVRP from the coding sequence GTGCTGGTGCTGGAGGGGGGAAAGGAGCGAAGCCGCATCCCTTACCCGGTGGCGGAAGAGCGGATCGGCGCGTTCCTGGAGGGAGACGGGGTCTTCTTTGGTTACGCGGACGAGGTGCGCCACCTCCTTATCCTGGACCCCCAGGCCCTCACCCTCTCCCCCATACCCTTGGGGGGCGTTTTTCTGAGGGGGGCCTCGGATGGCAAGCACCTCCTGGTCCTCCTGACCGACGGACGGCTCCAGGTGCGGGAGGCCGGTGCGGGCAAGCTCCTGAGGGAGCTGAGGGTAGCCCCAGAACCCTTCCCGGAGGTCCACGAGGACACGGGCGGGGCCGCCTACCCGGACATCGCCCTGTGGCCCGAGCGAAACCTCGCCTACGTGAGCCTCCCCCACTTGGGAGGGGTGGCAGAGGTGAGCCTGGGGGAGGGCCGTGTTCTACGCCAGCTAAAGATCGGGGGCCAGCCCACCCGGCTTGCGCTGGTGCGGCCATGA